Proteins from one Microbacterium sp. Root553 genomic window:
- a CDS encoding UPF0182 family membrane protein, whose translation MTSTSAPNPATPRTSRRIFGISLAIIAALIAAFFLFASFYTEYLWFDQVGFTGVLTTQWFATAVMFVIGFLGMAVPLFVAIQLAYRLRPVYVRLSSQLDRYQEVIEPLRRLAMWGMPIFFGLFAGFSAASQWKTVWLWANGVTTDTTDPQFGVDTGFYMFAMPFYSILLAFVSAVLLLTLVVTALVSYLYGSVRIGQGELRISKPARIQLAILAGLYLLVQAASLWLDRFKTLVAQDDRIVGPAYTGVNATIPGLAILTIIAAIVAILFFVTAVIGRWRFPLAATALLIVASLVVGVGFPWAVTTFQVRPNQNAYQAEFYQRNIDGTKEAYGVADLETTPFEAETDAEAGQLRADAETTASIRIVDPAVISPAVRQLEQYRGYYQFQQNLDVDRYEIDGEMQDTVVSVRDLDMEGVDVSNWNNRAAVYTHGYGLVVAAGNQRTSDGEPVFLERGIPSAGFLTDQENFEPRVYFGENSPEYSIVGSPDGSDPVEIDYPRGKDGSNETKTTFEGDGGPKIGNTFTKLLYALKFQSEQILFSNLVNDESQILYDRDPKTRVQKVAPYLELDSDPYPSVVDGKIVWIVDGYTTSATYPYSTNVSLSEAIADSNLPSPTLAIDDINYIRNSVKATVDAYDGSVTLYAWDDKDPVLQTWQNIYPSTLKPVSEMSSDLMSHVRYPTDLFKVQRDVLGIYHIDTAGSFAQQDNRWQTPNDPRSDAVLQPPYYLTMQMPGQDSPRFSMFSTFIPSATGSGGNRDVLMGYLAVDSDAGSEAGVKGEGYGQLRMLEIDTDTTVPGPGQVQNTYNSDTAVVPQLNLLQQGESEVLYGNLLTLPVGGGLLYVQPVYVQSSEGTKLPRLQKVLVAFGDKVAFEDTLTAALDTLFGGDSGATGGDDQVEPTQPDPDTGEVPTEPTTPTDAQAEALDAARQALTDRDAALKSGDLTKFAEADKRLTDAVNTLLGLESTSGE comes from the coding sequence GTGACCTCGACTTCCGCACCGAACCCGGCCACTCCTCGAACTTCGCGAAGAATCTTCGGGATCTCGCTGGCGATCATCGCCGCGCTGATCGCCGCCTTCTTCCTCTTCGCGTCGTTCTACACCGAATACCTCTGGTTCGACCAGGTGGGCTTCACCGGAGTGCTCACCACTCAATGGTTCGCCACGGCGGTGATGTTCGTCATCGGTTTCCTCGGCATGGCGGTGCCGCTGTTCGTCGCCATCCAGCTGGCCTACCGTCTGCGGCCCGTCTACGTGCGCCTCAGCTCGCAGCTGGACAGGTACCAGGAGGTCATCGAGCCGCTCCGTCGCCTCGCGATGTGGGGCATGCCCATCTTCTTCGGCCTGTTCGCCGGCTTCTCGGCCGCCAGCCAGTGGAAGACCGTGTGGCTGTGGGCCAACGGCGTCACCACCGACACCACCGACCCGCAGTTCGGCGTCGACACCGGCTTCTACATGTTCGCGATGCCGTTCTATTCGATCCTGCTCGCGTTCGTGTCGGCCGTGCTGCTGCTGACGCTCGTCGTCACCGCACTCGTGTCGTACCTCTACGGGTCGGTGCGCATCGGCCAGGGTGAGCTGCGCATCTCCAAGCCCGCGCGCATCCAGCTCGCGATCCTCGCAGGTCTCTACCTGCTCGTGCAGGCGGCGAGCCTGTGGCTCGACCGGTTCAAGACCCTGGTCGCCCAGGACGATCGCATCGTCGGCCCCGCCTACACCGGCGTGAACGCGACGATCCCCGGTCTCGCGATCCTCACCATCATCGCGGCGATCGTCGCGATCCTCTTCTTCGTCACGGCCGTCATCGGTCGCTGGCGCTTCCCGCTGGCCGCGACCGCGCTGCTGATCGTCGCCTCGCTCGTCGTCGGCGTCGGCTTCCCGTGGGCGGTCACGACCTTCCAGGTGCGCCCGAACCAGAACGCCTACCAGGCGGAGTTCTACCAGCGGAACATCGACGGCACGAAGGAGGCGTACGGGGTCGCCGATCTCGAGACGACTCCGTTCGAGGCCGAGACCGATGCCGAGGCGGGTCAGCTGCGCGCGGACGCCGAGACGACGGCATCCATCCGCATCGTCGATCCGGCGGTCATCAGCCCGGCGGTGCGTCAGCTCGAGCAGTACCGCGGGTACTACCAGTTCCAGCAGAACCTCGACGTCGATCGGTATGAGATCGACGGGGAGATGCAGGACACCGTGGTGTCGGTGCGAGACCTCGACATGGAGGGCGTCGACGTCAGCAACTGGAACAACCGCGCCGCGGTCTACACGCACGGCTACGGTCTCGTGGTCGCGGCAGGCAACCAGCGCACGAGCGACGGGGAGCCCGTCTTCCTCGAGCGCGGCATCCCCTCCGCGGGATTCCTCACCGACCAGGAGAACTTCGAGCCCCGCGTGTACTTCGGTGAGAACTCGCCCGAGTACTCGATCGTCGGGTCGCCCGACGGATCGGACCCGGTCGAGATCGACTACCCGCGCGGCAAGGACGGCTCGAACGAGACCAAGACCACGTTCGAGGGCGACGGTGGGCCGAAGATCGGCAACACCTTCACGAAGCTCCTCTACGCGCTGAAGTTCCAGTCCGAGCAGATCCTGTTCTCCAATCTGGTGAACGACGAATCGCAGATCCTGTACGACCGCGATCCGAAGACCCGAGTGCAGAAGGTCGCGCCGTACCTGGAGCTCGACAGCGATCCGTACCCGAGCGTGGTCGACGGCAAGATCGTCTGGATCGTCGACGGCTACACGACCAGCGCCACGTACCCCTACTCCACGAACGTGAGCCTCTCGGAGGCGATCGCCGACTCGAACCTCCCGTCGCCGACCCTCGCGATCGACGACATCAACTACATCCGCAACTCGGTCAAGGCCACGGTCGACGCGTACGACGGATCGGTGACCCTGTATGCCTGGGACGACAAGGACCCGGTGCTGCAGACGTGGCAGAACATCTACCCGTCGACGCTCAAGCCGGTGAGCGAGATGTCGTCCGACCTGATGAGCCACGTGCGGTACCCGACCGACCTGTTCAAGGTGCAGCGCGACGTGCTCGGGATCTACCACATCGACACCGCCGGCTCGTTCGCGCAGCAGGACAACCGCTGGCAGACGCCGAACGACCCGCGCAGCGACGCGGTGCTGCAGCCGCCGTACTACCTGACGATGCAGATGCCCGGACAGGACTCCCCGCGGTTCTCGATGTTCTCGACGTTCATCCCGTCGGCGACCGGGAGCGGCGGCAACCGCGACGTCCTGATGGGCTACCTGGCGGTCGATTCGGACGCCGGCTCCGAGGCCGGCGTCAAGGGCGAGGGCTACGGACAGCTCAGGATGCTCGAGATCGACACCGATACGACGGTGCCGGGCCCCGGCCAGGTGCAGAACACCTACAACTCCGACACCGCCGTGGTGCCGCAGCTGAACCTGCTGCAGCAGGGTGAGTCGGAAGTCCTCTACGGCAACCTGTTGACGCTGCCCGTCGGAGGCGGTCTGCTCTACGTGCAGCCGGTCTACGTGCAGTCGTCGGAGGGCACCAAGCTGCCGCGTCTGCAGAAGGTCCTCGTGGCCTTCGGCGACAAGGTGGCGTTCGAGGACACCCTGACCGCAGCCCTCGACACGCTCTTCGGGGGAGACTCGGGCGCGACCGGCGGTGACGACCAGGTCGAGCCGACGCAGCCCGATCCCGATACCGGCGAGGTTCCGACCGAACCGACGACGCCCACCGATGCACAGGCCGAGGCGCTCGACGCTGCGCGTCAGGCGCTCACTGACCGTGACGCCGCGCTCAAGTCCGGCGACCTGACGAAGTTCGCCGAGGCGGACAAGCGTCTCACGGACGCGGTCAACACGCTGCTCGGACTGGAGTCGACGTCGGGGGAGTGA
- a CDS encoding carbon-nitrogen hydrolase family protein, whose product MPASAAVPVAVCQFAPTGSRESNRERLAELVVAAAARGARLIVFPEYSSYFVDPMDDTLAANAETLEGDFVTTLRALAADHGVVIVAGLVERASDAAHVHNTVVAVRGDGILGVYRKQHLYDAFGQKESDWIEAGELTAPTFEVAGMRFGLMTCYDLRFPEVARTLVDAGADALVVPAEWVRGPLKEHHWTTLLAARAIENTVYVVAADHPTPVGVGHSQIIDPQGVVLAGVGVSEGIAVATVERTVIERVRESNPALQLRRYRVSPR is encoded by the coding sequence ATGCCCGCATCCGCCGCCGTGCCCGTCGCCGTCTGCCAGTTCGCTCCGACGGGCTCCCGCGAAAGCAACCGTGAGCGCCTCGCCGAGCTCGTCGTCGCTGCCGCTGCCCGAGGCGCGCGACTGATCGTCTTCCCCGAGTACTCGAGCTACTTCGTCGATCCCATGGACGACACGCTCGCCGCGAATGCGGAGACGCTGGAGGGCGACTTCGTCACGACACTGCGGGCCCTGGCGGCAGACCACGGCGTCGTGATCGTCGCGGGCCTGGTCGAGCGCGCCTCCGACGCCGCGCACGTGCACAACACCGTCGTCGCCGTCCGCGGCGACGGCATCCTCGGCGTGTACCGCAAGCAGCACCTGTACGACGCCTTCGGACAGAAGGAGTCCGACTGGATCGAGGCGGGCGAGCTCACGGCGCCGACCTTCGAGGTCGCCGGCATGCGCTTCGGGCTCATGACCTGCTACGACCTGCGCTTCCCCGAGGTCGCACGCACGCTCGTCGATGCCGGCGCCGACGCGCTCGTCGTCCCCGCCGAATGGGTGCGCGGCCCCCTCAAAGAGCATCACTGGACCACATTGCTCGCGGCGCGCGCGATCGAGAACACCGTCTACGTGGTCGCGGCCGATCACCCGACCCCGGTCGGGGTGGGACACTCGCAGATCATCGACCCGCAGGGCGTCGTCCTGGCCGGAGTCGGAGTGAGCGAGGGCATCGCCGTCGCAACCGTGGAGCGCACCGTGATCGAGCGGGTTCGCGAGAGCAACCCCGCCTTGCAGCTCAGACGGTACCGGGTCAGCCCGCGCTGA
- a CDS encoding aminotransferase class I/II-fold pyridoxal phosphate-dependent enzyme — protein MNEIPGAWRRTAAGAGLLAADGTVAPTIFAEMSAAAARTGAINLGQGFPDEDGPRQVLEAAREAISRGVNQYPPGRGAPDLLAAISEHQQRFYGLEVDPSNEVIVTAGATEALTAALLALIDGPDDEVVVFEPYYDSYAAAVALAGARLRTVPLRAPDFRPDLDLLAATVTDRTRIILVNVPHNPTGAVFDREVLDEVIRLAERHDATIVTDEVYEHLSFHSPHTPIAALPGGAARTLTISSAGKTFSATGWKIGWVHGPAALITAVLTLKQYMTYVNGSPFQPAVAVGLRLGDDYFTGAAAALARKHEILGAGLRAAGFVVHAPQGGYFTVADASGLGGADAAQFCRELPERAGVVAIPLSAFVSAERRDEYAGLVRFAACKRIDVLQEAAARLSAADF, from the coding sequence ATGAATGAGATCCCCGGCGCCTGGCGGCGTACGGCAGCGGGAGCCGGCCTGCTCGCAGCCGACGGAACCGTCGCACCCACCATCTTCGCAGAGATGTCCGCCGCTGCGGCCAGAACCGGGGCGATCAACCTCGGGCAGGGCTTCCCCGACGAGGACGGTCCCAGGCAGGTGCTCGAGGCCGCCCGCGAGGCGATCTCCCGGGGCGTCAACCAGTACCCGCCCGGTCGGGGCGCGCCCGATCTGCTCGCCGCCATCAGCGAGCACCAGCAGCGCTTCTACGGACTGGAGGTCGACCCCTCGAACGAGGTGATCGTGACCGCCGGTGCGACGGAGGCGCTGACCGCCGCTCTGCTCGCGCTGATCGACGGACCGGACGACGAGGTGGTCGTCTTCGAGCCGTACTACGACTCGTACGCGGCGGCGGTCGCGCTGGCGGGCGCACGGTTGCGGACGGTCCCCCTGCGCGCTCCGGACTTCCGACCGGATCTGGATCTGCTCGCGGCGACCGTCACCGACCGCACCCGGATCATCCTCGTCAACGTCCCGCACAATCCGACCGGTGCGGTGTTCGACCGGGAGGTGCTCGACGAGGTCATCCGACTCGCCGAGCGGCACGACGCGACCATCGTCACCGACGAGGTCTACGAGCACCTGTCGTTCCACTCCCCGCACACTCCGATCGCCGCGCTGCCCGGTGGTGCGGCGCGCACGCTGACGATATCTTCGGCGGGCAAGACGTTCTCGGCCACGGGCTGGAAGATCGGCTGGGTGCACGGCCCCGCCGCGCTGATCACCGCCGTCCTGACCTTGAAGCAGTACATGACCTACGTGAACGGCTCGCCCTTCCAGCCCGCTGTGGCCGTCGGTCTGCGCCTCGGCGACGACTACTTCACGGGGGCGGCGGCGGCACTGGCGCGCAAGCACGAGATCCTCGGCGCCGGGCTGAGGGCCGCCGGGTTCGTCGTCCATGCGCCACAGGGGGGCTATTTCACCGTCGCCGATGCGTCGGGGCTCGGCGGTGCGGATGCGGCGCAGTTCTGCCGCGAGCTGCCGGAGCGGGCGGGTGTCGTGGCGATCCCGCTCAGCGCCTTCGTGTCGGCGGAGCGGCGAGACGAGTACGCCGGGCTCGTGCGGTTCGCCGCGTGCAAGCGCATCGACGTGCTGCAGGAGGCCGCCGCGCGGCTCAGCGCCGCCGACTTCTGA
- a CDS encoding S1C family serine protease → MNEDNTHDHTSPASNDAVPSTEVPGAVDHSTTNGAAETRTDLPAPAPVGQGHEMPQTFTSAPAAVTPPQTPAASQNPAPGGAPAFAAPHAAPVPQQPAAFAAPSGVGAPDASAYGSAPAHPGAPTSTAPGAAFGIHSAAQPGQGEPFAAPVKAKEKPRAGVKFAAIVVAAALVGGVAGFGGGAILNGISNQTSTGVAQGPDTVTVNNPGSVNETTAVATEALPSVVTIEVAGSDQGGSGSGVIISDDGYVLTNTHVVTLGGAVADPTIRVTTSDGRIYAATVVGTDPIYDLAVIKLTDAKDLTPIEFADSSSLNVGDTAVALGAPLGLSNSVTTGIVSALNRSIQIASSALPDSSSEDAPQQEETPPEGQGQGPFQFDLPGNTSQQSSDSISIAVIQTDAAINHGNSGGALVNSKGELIGINVAIASSGNSEEGGSIGIGFAIPSNIAERVSKEIIADGAATHGLLGASVQDAASAENAAVAGALIADVSGGGAAATGGLKKGDVVTAFNGVPITSATDLTAQVRAAAGGSDAKVTYIRGGKQFESDVTLGALAG, encoded by the coding sequence ATGAACGAAGACAACACCCACGACCACACGTCACCCGCGTCGAACGACGCCGTGCCGTCCACCGAGGTGCCAGGGGCCGTCGACCATTCGACGACGAACGGCGCCGCTGAGACCCGCACCGACCTCCCCGCCCCCGCGCCCGTCGGCCAGGGACACGAGATGCCGCAGACGTTCACCTCGGCGCCTGCCGCGGTCACTCCGCCGCAGACGCCTGCGGCGTCGCAGAATCCCGCACCGGGTGGCGCTCCCGCGTTCGCCGCGCCCCACGCTGCACCCGTGCCGCAGCAGCCCGCGGCGTTCGCTGCTCCGAGCGGTGTCGGTGCCCCGGACGCATCGGCATACGGATCGGCCCCGGCGCACCCCGGCGCCCCCACCTCGACCGCGCCCGGCGCGGCGTTCGGCATCCACTCCGCGGCCCAGCCAGGGCAGGGCGAGCCGTTCGCGGCTCCGGTGAAGGCCAAGGAGAAGCCCCGTGCCGGTGTGAAGTTCGCCGCCATCGTGGTCGCCGCCGCGCTCGTCGGCGGTGTCGCCGGATTCGGCGGGGGAGCCATCCTCAACGGGATCTCCAACCAGACCTCGACCGGGGTCGCGCAGGGACCCGACACCGTGACGGTGAACAATCCGGGTTCCGTCAACGAGACCACCGCCGTCGCCACGGAGGCGCTGCCGTCCGTCGTCACGATCGAGGTCGCGGGCTCGGACCAGGGCGGCAGCGGTTCGGGCGTCATCATCAGCGACGACGGCTATGTGCTCACGAACACCCACGTCGTGACCCTCGGCGGTGCGGTCGCCGATCCGACCATCCGGGTCACGACGTCGGATGGCCGCATCTACGCGGCGACCGTGGTCGGCACCGACCCGATCTACGATCTCGCCGTCATCAAGCTGACCGACGCGAAGGACCTCACCCCGATCGAGTTCGCCGACTCCTCATCGCTCAACGTGGGAGACACGGCGGTGGCGCTCGGTGCGCCGCTCGGTCTGTCGAACTCGGTCACCACCGGAATCGTCAGCGCCCTGAACCGCAGCATCCAGATCGCCTCGTCCGCGCTGCCCGACTCGTCGTCGGAAGACGCTCCCCAGCAGGAGGAGACGCCGCCGGAGGGTCAGGGTCAGGGGCCGTTCCAGTTCGATCTGCCGGGGAACACCTCCCAGCAGAGCTCCGACTCGATCTCGATCGCCGTCATCCAGACGGACGCCGCGATCAATCACGGCAACTCGGGCGGCGCGCTCGTCAACAGCAAGGGCGAGCTGATCGGCATCAACGTGGCCATCGCGAGCTCGGGCAACTCCGAGGAAGGCGGATCCATCGGCATCGGCTTCGCGATCCCCTCGAACATCGCCGAGCGCGTCTCGAAGGAGATCATCGCCGACGGTGCGGCGACGCACGGTCTGCTCGGCGCCTCGGTGCAGGATGCCGCCAGCGCGGAGAACGCCGCGGTCGCCGGTGCGCTGATCGCCGATGTGTCCGGTGGAGGCGCCGCCGCCACCGGTGGACTCAAGAAGGGCGACGTGGTCACCGCCTTCAACGGCGTCCCGATCACGAGCGCGACGGATCTGACCGCTCAGGTCCGCGCGGCCGCAGGCGGCAGCGATGCCAAGGTCACCTACATCCGCGGAGGCAAGCAGTTCGAGAGCGACGTCACACTGGGAGCTCTCGCCGGCTGA
- a CDS encoding CDP-glycerol glycerophosphotransferase family protein: MASFSFGSGNAAKLLRIPVYLAGRVGTSLVPRGSRWVFGCGAGIGDGALALQRHAASQGHETLWLTSSDREDADAAALGLRTVRKHGLRGWWATARAGVVVVTHGLGDANRYAIAGAFVVQLWHGIPLKRIGLDSPATTQVPDVPGAPVLRRLVEFLYRRAAQRIRVLPAASHRSRGRLESAFGLGDDRVVVTGEPRVDVLSAGEPEARRATASIALDRALGEPRRSSRTILYAPTWRDGAPDPAIPDAAQWVRIIRMLEEHDAVLLVRSHPLGEGGYAPPLPTARVKMLGSGVLADVTPVLPAVDLLITDYSSLAYDVGLLAMPVLYLAPDVVEYGRARGFYGRFQDVAGDEYAADWDAVVPQLSALLEDDDVFAAAAERSATLSAEMHAFRDGCNTQRVYEKIRARGVAAPKGAV, from the coding sequence GTGGCGTCCTTCTCTTTCGGCTCCGGCAATGCGGCCAAGCTGCTGCGGATCCCGGTCTACCTCGCCGGTCGCGTCGGCACATCTCTCGTACCGCGCGGCTCACGCTGGGTGTTCGGGTGCGGAGCCGGCATCGGAGACGGCGCGCTCGCGCTGCAGCGGCACGCTGCGTCCCAGGGCCACGAGACGCTCTGGCTCACGTCCTCGGATCGTGAGGATGCCGACGCCGCCGCATTGGGCCTGCGTACCGTGCGCAAGCACGGGCTGCGCGGGTGGTGGGCGACCGCGCGGGCCGGCGTCGTCGTGGTGACCCACGGCTTGGGCGATGCGAACCGCTACGCGATCGCCGGCGCCTTCGTCGTGCAGCTCTGGCACGGCATCCCCCTCAAGCGCATCGGCCTGGACTCGCCCGCCACGACGCAGGTCCCCGACGTTCCGGGTGCGCCTGTGCTCCGACGCCTCGTCGAGTTCCTCTACCGTCGGGCCGCACAGCGCATCCGCGTGCTCCCGGCCGCGTCGCATCGATCCCGCGGACGCCTCGAGTCGGCATTCGGCCTCGGCGACGATCGGGTGGTCGTGACCGGCGAGCCCCGCGTCGACGTGCTCTCCGCGGGGGAGCCCGAGGCGCGGCGGGCGACGGCATCCATCGCCCTCGACCGTGCACTCGGGGAACCGCGGAGGTCCTCCCGCACGATCCTCTACGCGCCGACCTGGCGCGACGGCGCACCCGACCCCGCGATACCGGATGCGGCGCAGTGGGTGCGGATCATCCGCATGCTGGAGGAGCACGATGCCGTGCTCCTCGTCCGTTCGCACCCGCTCGGTGAGGGCGGGTACGCCCCTCCGCTGCCGACCGCGCGGGTGAAGATGCTCGGATCGGGCGTGCTCGCCGACGTGACTCCGGTGCTGCCGGCGGTGGACCTGCTGATCACCGACTACTCCTCGCTCGCCTACGATGTCGGGCTCCTGGCGATGCCGGTGCTCTATCTCGCACCCGACGTCGTCGAGTACGGCCGCGCCCGCGGGTTCTACGGGCGGTTCCAGGACGTGGCGGGCGACGAGTACGCGGCGGACTGGGATGCCGTGGTGCCGCAGCTGTCGGCCCTGCTGGAGGACGACGACGTGTTCGCCGCCGCCGCCGAGCGTTCCGCTACGCTCAGCGCGGAGATGCATGCGTTCCGCGACGGGTGCAACACCCAGCGGGTGTACGAGAAGATTCGCGCGCGCGGTGTCGCCGCGCCGAAGGGAGCAGTATGA
- a CDS encoding CDP-glycerol glycerophosphotransferase family protein: protein MTTARIDDAAETLVIAGTGPRPSTAELIGPRARVTARITGGGKTWKATVPLRASRWGGAELPLPAGDYEIRIPGVDLAGLAVAPEVLSGVRIAVRGATAAIAAPIDPAYETPEGQATLEGRYLAHTGGTENAVFFESFYGRTVGCNPQAIDRALAVAAPAVVRYWSVADLSVAVPDGAIAVVEGSPEWWRARADVRLLVVNDWLRRRFVRKPGQKVLQTWHGTPLKRLALHRPGFDLRRMAAVVKESRRWDVLLAQNAYSERILRKAYAFFGRPIWVEGYPRDDVLVTGDPAAIRADLGIGPDERVLLYAPTWRDDRAGMVDFVDAEALARQTDSVVLVRGHSRTIDTDRDRAGARVIDVTGYPETSQLLLAADALITDYSSVMFDFSVTGKPMFFLVPDLDHYRGQLRGFYFDLESRAPGPLVRSQEELVAALADSTLAEAFAPRYAAWRAQFNARDDGHAAERVVARILDQGYVTR from the coding sequence ATGACCACGGCCCGGATCGATGATGCGGCGGAGACGCTCGTCATCGCAGGGACCGGTCCGCGTCCCTCCACCGCCGAGCTGATCGGGCCGCGCGCCAGGGTCACCGCTCGGATCACCGGCGGAGGCAAGACGTGGAAGGCGACCGTCCCCCTTCGTGCGTCGCGATGGGGTGGGGCCGAGCTGCCGCTCCCGGCCGGAGACTACGAGATCCGCATCCCCGGCGTCGACCTCGCGGGTCTCGCCGTCGCCCCGGAGGTGCTGTCCGGAGTGCGCATCGCGGTCCGCGGCGCCACGGCCGCCATCGCGGCGCCCATCGATCCCGCCTACGAGACGCCCGAGGGGCAGGCGACCCTCGAGGGACGCTACCTGGCGCACACCGGCGGAACGGAGAACGCGGTGTTCTTCGAGAGCTTCTACGGGCGCACCGTCGGGTGCAACCCGCAGGCCATCGATCGAGCACTCGCCGTGGCGGCGCCGGCGGTCGTGCGCTACTGGAGCGTCGCCGATCTCTCGGTGGCGGTTCCCGACGGCGCCATCGCGGTCGTCGAGGGCAGCCCGGAATGGTGGCGCGCTCGTGCGGACGTCCGGCTCCTCGTCGTCAACGACTGGCTGCGCCGGCGCTTCGTCCGCAAACCGGGCCAGAAGGTTCTGCAGACCTGGCACGGCACTCCGTTGAAGAGACTCGCCCTGCACAGGCCGGGGTTCGACCTGCGCCGTATGGCCGCCGTCGTGAAGGAGTCCCGCCGGTGGGACGTCCTGCTCGCGCAGAACGCGTATTCGGAGCGCATTCTCCGCAAGGCATATGCCTTCTTCGGACGCCCCATCTGGGTCGAGGGGTACCCGCGCGACGATGTGCTGGTGACGGGTGACCCCGCGGCGATCCGCGCCGACCTCGGGATCGGCCCCGACGAACGCGTGCTGCTCTACGCACCCACGTGGCGCGATGACCGCGCCGGGATGGTCGACTTCGTCGACGCGGAGGCGCTCGCTCGGCAGACGGACTCCGTCGTGCTCGTCCGTGGTCACTCCCGCACGATCGACACCGATCGCGACCGTGCCGGTGCTCGTGTGATCGACGTCACCGGATATCCGGAGACCTCGCAGCTGCTGCTCGCCGCCGACGCGCTGATCACGGACTACTCCTCGGTGATGTTCGACTTCAGCGTCACGGGCAAGCCGATGTTCTTCCTCGTACCCGACCTCGACCACTACCGCGGTCAGCTGCGCGGTTTCTACTTCGACCTCGAGAGCAGGGCACCCGGCCCGCTGGTCCGTTCGCAGGAGGAGCTCGTCGCCGCGCTCGCCGATTCCACGCTCGCGGAGGCGTTCGCACCGCGGTACGCGGCGTGGCGGGCGCAGTTCAACGCCCGTGACGACGGCCACGCGGCGGAGCGGGTGGTCGCACGCATCCTCGACCAGGGGTACGTCACCCGCTGA
- a CDS encoding glycosyltransferase family 2 protein, whose protein sequence is MPVLNERAYLEHAVRSVLAQELTVPAELVLALGPSTDGTTALAQRLAADDERIRLVENPAAHIPVGLNAAIRASRYATIVRVDAHSELSPGYAARALETLRRTGAANVGGVMHADGRTPFQRAVARLYNSPVGLGGGAYHGGTHEGEAESAYLGVMRREVLEEVGLFDESIRRGEDWELNLRIRQAGHRVWFDPSLSVTYWPRESWLRLARQFRATGAWRGELVRRYGRRNGVRFFAPPALVALLATAVLLGVTQLVGAVTGVLSTILSAVIYLPLLAYVLLVIVVAALPGGGGPRQRLWTAAVLPTMHLSWGFGFLGGVLRGARDTVDASRLGTRNTPLP, encoded by the coding sequence ATGCCCGTCCTGAACGAGCGCGCCTACCTCGAGCACGCCGTCCGTTCCGTGCTCGCGCAGGAGCTGACGGTGCCCGCCGAACTCGTGCTGGCCCTCGGACCGTCGACCGACGGCACCACCGCCCTCGCGCAGCGCCTCGCCGCCGACGACGAGAGGATCCGGCTCGTCGAGAACCCGGCCGCGCACATCCCCGTCGGACTGAACGCGGCGATCCGAGCGAGCCGATACGCCACGATCGTGCGGGTCGACGCCCACTCCGAGCTCTCCCCCGGCTACGCCGCGCGCGCCCTTGAGACACTCCGGCGCACCGGCGCCGCGAACGTCGGCGGCGTGATGCATGCGGACGGCAGGACGCCGTTCCAGCGAGCCGTCGCACGGTTGTACAACTCACCTGTCGGACTCGGCGGAGGCGCCTATCACGGAGGGACGCACGAGGGCGAGGCCGAATCCGCCTACCTGGGCGTCATGCGCCGCGAGGTGCTCGAGGAGGTCGGGCTCTTCGACGAGTCGATCCGCCGCGGCGAGGACTGGGAGCTCAACCTCCGCATCCGTCAGGCCGGACATCGGGTGTGGTTCGATCCGAGCCTCTCGGTCACGTACTGGCCGCGGGAGAGCTGGCTGCGTCTGGCCCGGCAGTTCCGGGCCACCGGAGCGTGGAGAGGCGAGCTCGTGCGCCGGTACGGGCGCCGCAACGGCGTCCGCTTCTTCGCACCGCCCGCGCTCGTCGCACTGCTCGCCACCGCCGTGCTGCTCGGCGTCACGCAGCTCGTCGGCGCCGTGACCGGGGTCCTCTCCACGATCCTCTCCGCGGTGATCTACCTGCCGTTGCTCGCCTATGTGCTCCTCGTGATCGTCGTGGCCGCTCTGCCCGGCGGTGGCGGCCCGCGCCAACGGCTGTGGACGGCCGCCGTGCTGCCGACGATGCACCTCTCGTGGGGCTTCGGGTTCCTGGGCGGCGTGCTCCGCGGAGCCCGTGACACCGTCGACGCGTCGAGGCTCGGCACCCGCAACACCCCGCTCCCCTGA